The Panthera tigris isolate Pti1 chromosome E3, P.tigris_Pti1_mat1.1, whole genome shotgun sequence genome segment GTGCGTCCTCCACAAGAGCGACTCAGACCTCAAGATCTCGGCCGAGGGCAAGGCCAGGTGAGGCCCCAGCTCCTGGCCTCAGAACGGCCCTGCTGCGTCCACAAGTCTCCTACTCCCacagccccccgcccctccccagctctgcgcTTGGCCCCACCGGGTGCAGCCCACACACATCCTCCACTGGGCCTTCTGTCACCCACTGGGGTCCCCCCAGTTCCCGCTGGAGGGGTGGCAAAGCTGGGCGCCCCCTCACGCCCTGGGCCTGGGACCCCCGCCCAGAGCCTCCTGTTCCTACAGGGAGTTCGAGGTCGGGGCCGTGCGGCAGGAGCTggcctctctgctgtcctctgttCAGCTGCTCAGGGAGGGCAACCCCGGGCGTAAGATCGCGGAGATCCAGGGCAAGCTGGTCACGGTACCCCTGAGCCCCTGTGCCCATCACACTCGGCAGAGGGGCCCCCAGGGAGGCCCTAGAACCAAGACACCCTGAGCGGGGACACCTGTCCAGAGTCCCCAGACGCTGGGCTGCCAGCAATCACGGTGACAGGCGCCGGCTGAACCCTGGACTGAGTGACGCGCCCCAGATCCCACATGTCACGGGCCAGCTCCTGCCTGAGTGACGGGGGGACAGGGGTAGGGGCCAGCCTCAGGCCCGAGGGTTCGCCCCGCCCAACAGACGAGGGCCGTGTTTAGTTTCAGAaccaaataatgaaactggagAACAGCATCCAAGACAACAAGACCATCCAGAACCTCAAGTTTAATACAGAAACCAAGCTGGTGAGAGAGGTGGCCCCTCCGTggaccctgcccccctcccccctccccggcaCAACCTCTGGCTTTGTGGCCTTCCCCATGTCTGTCCATCTGCGTGTCTGGCCTGAGCGGGGTTTCCCGGTAGATAAGACCCTGGTTTGTCCAGAGGGAGATAAATCCCGTCTGCTGTCGGGCCCCCTGTGGCCAGATTCCTGCATTCCCGCACTGGCCCCTCCTCACGGTGCCCTTGTCCACAGCGCGCGGAGGAGTTGGCCAGCCTGCGTGAGAGCTTCGTGCGGCTGTGGAGTGAGGAGGGCCCGTGGGCGCTGACGCTGGGCAGCAGGAGGGTCCTCAGGTCCCTGGTGAGGCAGCGGTTTTTCATCAAGGACGCGGCCCCCGGAGAGGCGGTCCCCATGAACTGCTGGGGCGTGTATCAGGCCGTGAGGTGGGCAGGGAAGCCGCCCTCTGGAGACCCCTCCAGGTCAGGGTGGTGCCGGGGAGGCCCCGAGGTCAGCAGGCGTGAGCCGCGTCTCCCGGCAGGTGGCTGCAGTGGAAGGAGGTCCTCGTGAGCCGGGTGGCGCAGCGGAGGGCGCGCGCGGTCTCGGAGAGGTCCCTCTGCCAGGAGCCCGTCTGCACGCTCACTTCCGCGTCCCTTTCCCGGAAATAAACGTGCCAGCTCCTGTTGCTGTCGGAGTCCAgagtcccctcccccaggagcgCGAGCCCAGTGAGCCCTCCACCCAGGGCTTTCCTGGGCCTTCCTGCCGACGGCCGTGGCGTCCCGGGGCCCCAGCCACTCACTGCAGGCCTCCTTGAGGGCCAGCTGGCCCGGGTCTGGGGTCCCCTGGGTCACGCCCGCGCGGTGGCCAGCACAGGAAGCAGCTCCCCCTGCCCCGATCTGGGGAGCGAATGTCGCGTTTGCTCCCTCGCTCGGGGAGCGCCCTTTCTTCCCGCCTCCAAGGAGGCCCTCGCTCTTCCCACGTGGCTGGCCCTGCCACCTGCCTCGGGGCCTCAAGGAGGGGCAGCCCCAGGGCcgggtgggtgggcaggtggtGGGAACAGCTGCCCTTTGTTGCCCACCTGGGGCctcagggatgtctgggtggcgaACAGCCTCGCCCAGAGCCAGGCACAGTGTGTAGACCCCCTGAGCACATGACCTCTGAGGGGCTGCGGCTCCTGCCCGGGGGGGCCTCTGCTGGGGGCCGACTCCCTGGGCCTGCCAAGTCCCGACCTGAGCTGGCTTGTTCTGCTGGCTGCCACCATGGTTGGGGGGCCCAAGGGGCTCCTCCGAGAGAGCAGTGACAGTCCAGAGGTCTGCTGCTCcggcccgccccccacccccgaccccggCCCACTCGCTAGGCCTCGGCCAGCTGCACCCCATCCAGGGTCTGGGGGCCTCCGCCGGGCAGTTCGGGGCCGGTCTCCGCAGACCAGCTGGCCAGCAGGTCGCTGAAGTCGGGCGTGCCGGGGCGGAGCAGGCCCAGGGGGCCGGGCGCCGGCTCCTCCCAGAAGGAGACCGGCAGCTTCCTCTGGGTCATGGGGACGATGTGGCCGTACTTGCGCTCCAGCCGTAGCCGGCGGCCGGCCGGGGCCCCGGGCCCCGAGTACTGCCGCAGCCCGTAGTCAAAGAGCTCGGCCAGGGGCCCCAGCCCGCGTGCCTGCCCCTCGGGACCCCTCGGGGAGAGGACACCGGGCTCCATAGCCTCCTCGCCACCGGGGGGCCCACCCGGAGCCCGGTTCACCAGGTCAGCACAGCGGCGGCCCTGGGCTGAGCTGTCGTCCTCACGGATGTCACGGGTGTCCAGGTCCTGCCCCCTGTCCTTGCGGCCAAAGTACCGCTGGATGTCGCCACTGATGAGC includes the following:
- the PERCC1 gene encoding protein PERCC1 — encoded protein: MAAGVIRPLCDFRLPLPTHGPFLPSDPEPQETSEEEEEEGEEGEEELEGAGPEGRSPAPQASDWAPEAAPRGPSSPENPLQLLRFSELISGDIQRYFGRKDRGQDLDTRDIREDDSSAQGRRCADLVNRAPGGPPGGEEAMEPGVLSPRGPEGQARGLGPLAELFDYGLRQYSGPGAPAGRRLRLERKYGHIVPMTQRKLPVSFWEEPAPGPLGLLRPGTPDFSDLLASWSAETGPELPGGGPQTLDGVQLAEA